A section of the Neorhizobium galegae bv. orientalis str. HAMBI 540 genome encodes:
- a CDS encoding chemotaxis protein CheW gives MAVISSESQFVTFSLGDEIFAVPVEVVREILDHEEPFKIPHGPEYLLGLRDVRGQGVPVIDLRLRLGMTRTVKTPHTRILVLDVPVADRVLVLGLVADRVFEVVPFRKEQIETAPDIGVRWRSDYIAGVVRRESGFVVVVDLARLFSDSGSALADVGPQSQVA, from the coding sequence ATGGCAGTCATATCCTCCGAATCCCAGTTCGTGACCTTCAGCCTCGGCGATGAGATTTTCGCGGTCCCCGTCGAGGTGGTCCGCGAGATTCTCGACCACGAGGAACCCTTCAAGATCCCGCACGGCCCGGAATACCTGCTCGGCCTGCGCGATGTACGCGGACAGGGTGTGCCGGTGATCGACCTTCGTCTTCGCCTTGGCATGACGCGGACGGTCAAGACGCCACATACGCGCATCCTGGTGCTCGACGTACCGGTCGCCGATCGCGTCCTGGTGCTCGGCCTCGTCGCAGACCGGGTCTTCGAGGTCGTGCCGTTCCGCAAGGAACAGATCGAGACGGCACCGGATATCGGCGTGCGCTGGCGCTCCGATTATATCGCCGGCGTGGTGCGGCGGGAGAGCGGCTTCGTCGTCGTCGTCGATCTTGCACGGCTGTTCTCGGATTCCGGATCGGCTCTCGCCGATGTGGGGCCGCAGTCTCAGGTCGCATGA
- a CDS encoding HAMP domain-containing methyl-accepting chemotaxis protein, whose product MRFTIKLKLGLAFSLLTLLLVGIAVYGSLSLGNLNEASAKMVDGPVRRLELALTANVNEVDAIRAQKNALLATNLADAAKFHKEADVNTELMFKAVQEGLSIASAEGRPYWEKLLTIGKQFQQKSDELQAIQARGDQAGALALSMGDLRTMTADMGEAIKVLLDIQRRGMATTEKANQDLFATTMMVLSIASIAAVLIAIGAAFWITLGINNGLKKIASVANAVAIGDLNQKVDVKTNDEVKDLIDTVNIMTGNLRNTAAIAERISEGDLSIDAKPLSDKDTLGLAMQSMVTNLRTTARVADQIANGDLTVSPKPLSDKDTLGLALQSMVERLRGVVGDALSAADNVSSGSQELSASSEQLSQGATEQASSAEEASASMEQMAANIKQNADNAAQTEKIARQSSRDAEASGQAVGRAVGAMRTIAQKISIVQEIARQTDLLALNAAVEAARAGEHGKGFAVVASEVRKLAERSQAAAAEISALSGETVQVATEAGEMLNKLVPDIQKTAELVSEISAACREQDIGASQINEAIQQLDKVTQQNAGASEEMSATSEELASQAEELQASIAFFKVDRAGSKQRNQPAPAAKPAPAKSKIQSPAKAYSAGHSVTAQQARVKGFALDLSMGGPDADDDDFKESA is encoded by the coding sequence ATGCGGTTTACGATCAAATTGAAACTGGGATTGGCTTTCTCCCTGTTGACGCTGCTGCTGGTCGGCATCGCGGTCTATGGCAGCCTGAGCCTGGGCAACCTCAACGAGGCCAGCGCAAAGATGGTCGACGGCCCGGTCCGTCGTCTCGAACTTGCGCTCACCGCCAATGTGAACGAGGTCGATGCAATACGCGCTCAGAAAAACGCGCTGCTGGCCACCAACCTGGCGGATGCCGCAAAATTCCACAAGGAAGCGGACGTCAACACGGAACTGATGTTCAAAGCTGTTCAGGAAGGGCTTTCGATCGCCTCCGCGGAAGGGCGGCCCTACTGGGAAAAGCTGCTGACAATCGGCAAGCAGTTCCAGCAGAAATCCGACGAGTTGCAGGCTATCCAGGCACGTGGCGATCAGGCGGGCGCTCTGGCGCTCTCCATGGGCGATCTGCGAACCATGACCGCCGATATGGGCGAGGCCATCAAGGTTCTCCTCGATATTCAGCGCAGGGGCATGGCAACTACGGAAAAAGCCAACCAGGATCTGTTCGCCACGACGATGATGGTCTTGAGCATCGCCTCGATCGCCGCCGTACTGATCGCCATCGGCGCCGCCTTCTGGATCACGCTCGGCATCAACAATGGCCTCAAGAAGATCGCGTCGGTTGCCAATGCAGTGGCGATCGGCGACCTCAACCAGAAAGTCGATGTCAAGACCAATGACGAAGTCAAGGACCTGATCGATACCGTTAACATCATGACCGGCAATCTGCGCAATACGGCGGCGATCGCCGAGCGCATCTCGGAGGGTGACCTTTCGATCGACGCCAAGCCGCTTTCCGACAAGGATACGCTTGGGCTCGCCATGCAGAGCATGGTCACCAATCTGCGCACCACGGCGCGGGTGGCCGATCAGATCGCCAATGGCGATCTGACCGTTTCACCGAAACCGCTCTCCGACAAGGACACGCTCGGTCTTGCGCTGCAGAGCATGGTGGAGCGCCTGCGTGGCGTGGTCGGCGACGCTCTTTCGGCGGCAGACAACGTCTCGTCTGGCAGCCAGGAACTGTCGGCCAGCTCCGAGCAGTTGAGCCAGGGGGCCACCGAACAGGCCTCATCGGCTGAAGAAGCATCGGCCTCGATGGAACAGATGGCAGCCAACATCAAGCAGAATGCCGATAACGCCGCCCAGACGGAAAAGATCGCCCGCCAGTCATCGCGTGACGCCGAAGCGTCGGGCCAGGCCGTCGGCCGCGCCGTCGGCGCCATGCGCACGATCGCCCAGAAGATCTCGATCGTCCAGGAGATCGCCCGTCAGACCGACCTTCTCGCTCTCAACGCCGCGGTGGAAGCCGCACGTGCCGGCGAACACGGCAAGGGTTTTGCGGTCGTCGCCTCGGAAGTCCGCAAGCTTGCGGAACGCAGCCAGGCTGCCGCTGCCGAAATCAGCGCGCTTTCGGGCGAGACTGTTCAGGTCGCGACCGAGGCCGGTGAGATGCTCAACAAGCTGGTGCCGGACATCCAGAAGACCGCGGAACTGGTTTCGGAAATCTCCGCCGCCTGCCGCGAACAGGATATCGGCGCTTCGCAGATCAACGAAGCGATCCAGCAGCTCGACAAGGTGACCCAGCAGAACGCCGGTGCCTCGGAAGAAATGTCGGCGACTTCGGAAGAGCTTGCCTCGCAGGCGGAAGAGCTGCAGGCCTCGATCGCCTTCTTCAAGGTCGACCGTGCCGGATCCAAGCAGCGAAACCAGCCGGCCCCGGCCGCCAAGCCCGCACCGGCGAAATCCAAAATCCAGTCGCCGGCAAAGGCCTATTCGGCCGGCCACTCGGTCACCGCACAACAGGCCCGCGTGAAAGGGTTTGCCCTCGACCTGTCGATGGGCGGCCCGGATGCGGACGATGACGATTTCAAGGAGAGCGCGTAA
- a CDS encoding methyl-accepting chemotaxis protein has product MRFTIKAKLTLAFGFLVSMLVGTAGYGIYSLGAANEAMTYVTDVAATRLDKVQQMNMLSLNRIRAQKNMLLATSPQEIEKFLGDGDKLELQFITMLNELASTASADQKPFWDETRGLATTNQAANDKVDAAVKRGDMQQALALSAGESRKAITELSTQLDESVQINRDRMQKANDEAEATYWTTRSLMITIAVVAVITAAATAFWIALGIGRGLTKIMGVARAVSIGDLNQNVEITTNDEIKDLVDTINAMTANLRNTATIADQISNGDLTVSPKPLSDKDTLGLALESMVERLRGVVGDALSAADNVSSGSQELSASSEQLSQGATEQASAAEEASSSMEQMAANIKQNADNAAQTEKIARQSSRDAEASGQAVGRAVGAMRTIAQKISIVQEIARQTDLLALNAAVEAARAGEHGKGFAVVASEVRKLAERSQAAAAEISALSGETVQVATEAGEMLNKLVPDIQKTAELVSEISAACREQDVGAAQINEAIQQLDKVTQQNAGASEEMSATSEELAAQAEELQASIAFFKVERTGAKARPQPGAKAHTTAKPSPKQPSKAPAPRPAGHSVAAQQSRAKGFALDLSMGGPDGDDDDFRESA; this is encoded by the coding sequence ATGCGATTTACGATCAAAGCCAAACTGACATTGGCCTTCGGCTTTCTTGTCAGCATGCTGGTTGGTACCGCCGGCTACGGAATATATAGCCTTGGCGCCGCCAATGAAGCCATGACTTACGTCACGGACGTCGCGGCAACGCGGCTCGATAAAGTCCAGCAGATGAACATGCTGTCGCTCAATCGCATCCGCGCGCAGAAGAACATGCTGCTTGCCACCTCGCCGCAGGAGATCGAAAAGTTCCTTGGCGACGGCGATAAGCTGGAGTTGCAGTTCATCACGATGCTGAACGAACTGGCTTCGACCGCGTCGGCAGACCAGAAGCCGTTCTGGGATGAAACGCGTGGGCTCGCGACGACCAACCAGGCTGCGAACGACAAGGTCGATGCCGCCGTCAAACGCGGCGACATGCAGCAAGCACTCGCTCTCTCGGCCGGAGAAAGCCGCAAGGCGATCACCGAACTCTCCACGCAGCTGGATGAATCCGTCCAAATCAATCGCGACCGGATGCAGAAGGCCAATGATGAAGCCGAAGCCACCTATTGGACCACGCGCAGCCTGATGATCACGATCGCGGTCGTTGCCGTCATCACGGCAGCGGCGACGGCGTTCTGGATCGCCCTCGGCATCGGCAGAGGCCTTACCAAGATCATGGGCGTCGCCCGGGCCGTGTCGATCGGCGATCTCAATCAGAACGTCGAAATCACGACAAATGACGAGATCAAGGATCTGGTCGATACCATCAACGCGATGACGGCCAACCTGCGCAATACGGCAACCATCGCCGACCAGATTTCCAATGGCGATCTGACCGTTTCACCGAAACCGCTCTCCGACAAGGACACGCTCGGACTTGCGCTTGAAAGCATGGTGGAACGCCTGCGCGGTGTGGTCGGCGACGCTCTTTCGGCGGCAGACAATGTCTCTTCGGGCAGCCAAGAGCTTTCCGCAAGCTCGGAACAGCTGAGCCAGGGGGCCACCGAACAGGCTTCCGCTGCCGAAGAAGCGTCCTCTTCGATGGAGCAGATGGCAGCCAACATCAAGCAGAATGCCGATAACGCCGCCCAGACGGAAAAGATCGCCCGCCAGTCGTCGCGTGACGCCGAAGCGTCTGGCCAGGCTGTCGGCCGCGCCGTCGGCGCCATGCGCACGATCGCCCAGAAGATCTCGATCGTCCAGGAGATCGCCCGTCAGACCGACCTTCTCGCTCTCAACGCCGCGGTGGAAGCCGCACGTGCCGGCGAACACGGCAAGGGTTTTGCGGTCGTCGCTTCGGAAGTCCGCAAGCTTGCCGAACGCAGCCAGGCTGCCGCTGCCGAAATCAGCGCGCTTTCGGGCGAGACCGTGCAGGTCGCGACCGAGGCCGGTGAGATGCTCAACAAGCTGGTGCCGGACATCCAGAAGACCGCGGAACTGGTTTCGGAAATCTCCGCCGCCTGCCGCGAGCAGGATGTCGGTGCGGCTCAGATCAACGAAGCGATCCAGCAGCTCGACAAGGTGACCCAGCAGAACGCCGGCGCCTCGGAAGAAATGTCGGCGACTTCGGAAGAACTCGCCGCTCAGGCGGAAGAGCTGCAGGCCTCGATCGCCTTCTTCAAGGTCGAACGGACGGGCGCAAAAGCGCGGCCGCAGCCGGGCGCCAAGGCTCACACAACAGCAAAGCCTAGCCCAAAACAGCCGTCGAAGGCTCCTGCGCCCCGTCCGGCCGGCCATTCCGTCGCAGCTCAGCAGTCACGCGCCAAGGGTTTTGCCCTCGATCTGTCGATGGGCGGTCCCGACGGTGATGACGACGACTTCCGGGAAAGCGCCTGA
- a CDS encoding methyl-accepting chemotaxis protein encodes MHASIKFKLASAFGFIIIMLLATATYGIFSLSSLNDTLENVLQGPALRLKLAQNLNNEQLQQIRQQKNLLLAANPGEMQGYSAKSDEARRVFDETLKAVEARATEQGKVLWGKLSAFTAEFRKQDDHIRTLMLGGDTSSALRISTTEARVVTNEIDALLSEVVKLEESRLDDANKQSDVDYAQTRLIMISVAATAFLIALLAALWIALSINKGLRNAIGAVQNVADGDLTRFATISSRDEIGELLGFVNTMIERLRGVVGDALAASDNVSSGSQELSASSEQLSQGATEQASSAEEASASMEQMAANIKQNADNAAQTEKIARQSSRDAEASGQAVGRAVHAMRTIAEKISIVQEIARQTDLLALNAAVEAARAGEHGKGFAVVASEVRKLAERSQAAAAEISALSGDTVQVATEAGEMLNKLVPDIQKTAELVSEISAACREQDIGASQINEAIQQLDKVTQQNAGASEEMSATSEELASQAEELQASIAFFRVDQSGSKQAKQAKRAPAASAARKPMAKPTQARAAGQHHKGDHSVLSQQARAKGFALDMSMGGPDADDADFRESA; translated from the coding sequence ATGCACGCTTCAATCAAATTTAAGCTGGCCTCGGCATTCGGTTTCATCATCATCATGCTGCTGGCGACTGCTACTTATGGCATTTTCAGCCTCAGCAGCCTGAACGACACGCTCGAAAATGTGCTGCAGGGGCCAGCCCTGCGACTGAAACTCGCCCAGAACCTGAACAACGAGCAGCTTCAGCAGATCCGCCAGCAGAAGAACCTGCTTCTGGCGGCGAATCCCGGCGAGATGCAGGGATATAGCGCGAAAAGTGACGAGGCCCGCCGCGTATTCGACGAGACGCTCAAGGCGGTCGAAGCCCGCGCGACCGAACAGGGCAAAGTCCTTTGGGGTAAGCTCTCCGCCTTCACAGCGGAATTCCGCAAGCAGGATGACCACATTCGCACCTTGATGCTGGGTGGAGATACAAGCTCTGCACTGCGTATTTCAACCACTGAGGCGCGCGTCGTCACCAACGAGATCGATGCTTTGCTCTCCGAGGTGGTCAAACTCGAAGAAAGTCGGCTCGACGACGCTAATAAACAATCGGATGTGGATTATGCTCAGACCCGACTGATCATGATCTCGGTCGCGGCAACCGCTTTCCTGATCGCCTTGCTGGCCGCCCTCTGGATCGCCCTTTCGATCAACAAGGGCCTGCGCAATGCGATCGGGGCAGTGCAGAACGTCGCCGACGGCGACCTGACCCGCTTTGCCACCATCTCCAGCAGGGACGAGATCGGTGAACTGCTCGGCTTCGTCAATACCATGATCGAGCGCCTGCGCGGCGTCGTCGGCGATGCGCTCGCCGCTTCCGACAACGTCTCGTCGGGCAGCCAGGAGCTTTCCGCCAGCTCGGAACAGCTGAGCCAGGGGGCCACCGAACAGGCCTCGTCGGCTGAAGAAGCATCCGCCTCGATGGAGCAGATGGCAGCCAATATCAAGCAGAATGCCGATAACGCCGCACAGACGGAGAAGATCGCCCGCCAGTCGTCGCGTGACGCCGAAGCGTCGGGCCAGGCGGTCGGACGCGCCGTCCATGCAATGCGCACGATCGCGGAAAAGATCTCGATCGTCCAGGAAATCGCTCGCCAGACCGACCTTCTCGCTCTCAACGCCGCGGTGGAAGCCGCACGTGCCGGCGAACATGGCAAGGGTTTTGCGGTCGTCGCTTCGGAAGTCCGCAAGCTTGCCGAACGGTCCCAGGCTGCCGCTGCCGAAATCAGCGCGCTTTCGGGCGATACCGTGCAGGTCGCGACCGAGGCCGGCGAAATGCTCAACAAGCTGGTGCCGGACATCCAGAAGACCGCGGAACTCGTGTCGGAAATCTCCGCCGCCTGCCGCGAACAGGATATCGGCGCTTCGCAGATCAACGAAGCGATCCAGCAGCTCGACAAGGTGACCCAGCAGAACGCCGGCGCCTCGGAAGAAATGTCGGCGACTTCGGAAGAGCTTGCCTCGCAGGCGGAAGAACTGCAGGCCTCGATCGCCTTCTTCCGGGTGGATCAGTCCGGCAGCAAACAGGCCAAACAGGCAAAGCGCGCTCCGGCCGCCTCCGCCGCCCGCAAGCCGATGGCAAAGCCCACGCAGGCACGTGCTGCGGGACAACACCACAAGGGCGACCATTCGGTCCTCAGCCAGCAAGCCCGCGCCAAGGGTTTTGCCCTCGACATGTCGATGGGCGGGCCGGATGCTGATGACGCGGACTTCCGCGAAAGCGCCTGA
- a CDS encoding chemotaxis protein CheW codes for MNEAVRKISQDLWGGRDELEVLTFDIAGEVFALEAFIVQEILDLLPETMVPGAKAFVGSVINFRGKVIPLADIRLAFGMEATKPTIDSRIIVISIEIDGESVLTGIRTDKVHEVTTLLRTAGEPPPSVGMRWRPDFIDCLVKRGAEFIILPNLQVIFSAQHDHSATGASHG; via the coding sequence ATGAACGAAGCAGTCAGAAAGATTTCTCAGGACCTTTGGGGCGGCCGCGACGAGCTGGAAGTCCTGACATTCGACATCGCCGGCGAAGTTTTCGCGCTGGAAGCCTTCATCGTGCAGGAGATCCTCGATCTTCTGCCGGAGACTATGGTTCCGGGCGCCAAGGCCTTTGTCGGCAGCGTCATCAACTTCCGCGGCAAGGTCATTCCGCTTGCCGATATCCGTCTCGCATTCGGCATGGAAGCGACCAAGCCGACGATCGACAGCCGCATCATCGTCATCTCGATCGAGATCGACGGCGAATCCGTGCTGACGGGCATCCGCACGGACAAAGTGCACGAAGTGACAACGCTGCTTCGCACCGCCGGCGAGCCGCCGCCGAGCGTGGGGATGCGCTGGCGACCAGATTTCATCGATTGCCTCGTCAAGCGGGGGGCGGAATTCATCATCCTCCCGAACCTCCAGGTGATCTTCTCCGCCCAACACGACCATTCCGCGACCGGGGCCTCCCACGGTTGA
- a CDS encoding chemotaxis protein CheA: MSFPDPIAVFRTEAAELLEQIEAGLLDLNVNLGDKDQVDAVFRGLHTLKGSGAMFGFDALAAFTHHCETAFDRVRKGEVPATQELVTAVLEAKDHMRALVDTPNGDHEATGEALLASLRAAVDGANNAGSSGPAKTAPGQNHFKIRFSLPQNAMANGTNPLPLLDELRELGECRIVADRSAIPSLDLLAPTDLYVSWEVELLTTQPRSAIDDVFIFVMDEMQLEVITVETSVAAKAPAKPGAPVTASQPATAPLPVATAPVVVLHAATPAPIAATPVETKQNKASENVRVPAEKLDELMDRVGELVIAQSRLSQLAGGSGDLQLRAVSEDVERLSGELRDTMMVLRMVPVAHLFSRFRRLVHDLSHETGKTIELVTEGESTEVDKSVIERLADPLVHLVRNSCDHGLETPEERLAAGKSQAGHILLSARQQAGEVIITIKDDGRGINRDRVRAKAESSGLIPPNASLTDQELYQLIFQPGFSTAQTVTNLSGRGVGMDVVKRTIDALRGTINVASHPGEGSEISLAIPLTLAIIDGLLVRVGDGRYVIPLSAVEECLELSIEEDMRSRGRSFISLRDSLVPFLRLRDLFRTGTKPDPFQKVVVISTGSERVGLVVDQIIGDHQTVIKGMSKLHHDVATFSGATILGDGDVALILDVGHLVAEGQQQEAHLRAAG; the protein is encoded by the coding sequence ATGAGCTTTCCCGATCCTATCGCGGTTTTCAGGACAGAGGCTGCCGAGCTTCTGGAACAGATCGAAGCAGGGCTTCTCGACCTGAACGTAAACCTCGGCGACAAGGATCAGGTGGACGCGGTCTTCCGCGGACTCCACACTTTGAAGGGATCGGGAGCCATGTTCGGCTTCGATGCCCTGGCCGCTTTCACCCATCATTGCGAGACGGCGTTCGACCGCGTCCGCAAGGGCGAAGTTCCGGCAACACAGGAACTGGTCACGGCTGTTCTCGAGGCCAAGGATCACATGCGTGCCCTGGTCGACACGCCGAATGGCGACCATGAGGCGACTGGCGAAGCGCTTCTCGCCAGCCTGCGCGCTGCCGTCGATGGCGCCAACAACGCCGGTTCTTCCGGCCCCGCCAAAACTGCTCCGGGCCAGAACCATTTCAAGATCCGCTTCAGCCTGCCGCAGAACGCAATGGCAAACGGCACAAATCCGCTGCCGCTTCTCGACGAACTGCGCGAGCTCGGCGAGTGCCGGATCGTGGCAGACCGCTCTGCCATCCCATCGCTCGACCTTCTCGCGCCGACCGATCTTTATGTCTCCTGGGAAGTCGAGCTTCTGACCACCCAGCCGCGGTCTGCGATAGACGACGTATTCATCTTCGTCATGGACGAGATGCAGCTCGAAGTCATAACCGTCGAGACTTCGGTCGCCGCCAAGGCACCAGCCAAGCCCGGAGCCCCGGTTACGGCATCGCAGCCCGCCACGGCGCCCCTGCCTGTTGCGACGGCACCGGTTGTCGTCCTGCATGCGGCTACGCCTGCGCCGATTGCTGCAACTCCCGTCGAGACGAAGCAGAACAAGGCGTCCGAAAACGTCCGCGTGCCCGCCGAAAAACTCGACGAGCTGATGGACCGGGTCGGCGAACTCGTCATCGCCCAGTCGCGCCTCAGCCAGCTTGCAGGCGGCAGCGGCGATCTGCAGCTGCGGGCCGTCTCGGAAGATGTGGAACGCCTTTCAGGCGAGCTGCGCGATACGATGATGGTGCTGCGCATGGTACCGGTCGCGCATCTCTTCAGCCGCTTCCGCAGGCTGGTGCACGATCTGTCGCATGAAACCGGCAAGACGATCGAACTGGTCACCGAGGGCGAAAGCACGGAAGTCGACAAGAGTGTCATCGAACGCCTGGCCGATCCGCTGGTGCATCTGGTGCGCAACTCCTGCGACCACGGTCTCGAGACCCCCGAGGAACGGCTTGCCGCCGGCAAGTCACAAGCGGGTCATATCCTGCTTTCCGCCCGCCAGCAGGCCGGCGAGGTCATCATCACCATCAAGGACGACGGCCGGGGCATCAACCGCGACCGGGTGCGCGCCAAGGCGGAATCCTCCGGGCTCATCCCGCCGAATGCCAGCCTCACCGATCAGGAACTCTACCAGCTGATCTTCCAGCCCGGCTTCTCGACGGCGCAGACGGTCACCAACCTTTCAGGCCGCGGTGTCGGCATGGATGTGGTCAAGCGGACCATCGATGCACTCCGCGGCACGATCAACGTTGCAAGCCATCCTGGCGAAGGTTCCGAGATTTCGCTGGCGATCCCTCTGACGCTCGCGATCATCGACGGACTGCTCGTGCGGGTCGGCGACGGCCGCTATGTCATCCCGCTCTCGGCGGTCGAGGAATGCCTCGAGCTCTCGATCGAAGAAGACATGCGCTCACGCGGCCGCAGCTTCATCTCGCTGCGCGACAGTCTCGTGCCATTTCTCAGGCTTCGCGATCTCTTCCGCACCGGCACCAAGCCCGACCCCTTCCAGAAGGTGGTCGTCATCTCGACAGGTTCCGAACGGGTCGGCCTGGTCGTCGACCAGATCATTGGCGATCACCAGACGGTCATCAAGGGCATGTCGAAACTGCACCATGACGTCGCGACCTTCTCGGGTGCGACCATCCTCGGCGACGGGGACGTGGCGCTGATCCTCGACGTCGGTCATCTGGTGGCCGAGGGGCAACAACAGGAGGCGCATCTGCGCGCGGCCGGATGA
- a CDS encoding response regulator has protein sequence MSASILTVDDSASIRLTTRVALSNAGYQITEAVDGMDGIAKLSASQFDLIVTDLNMPNMDGLTMIRELRKMPAHMGVPVIFLTTESDNDIKQEAKAAGATGWLTKPFDPESLVKIVRKVLGR, from the coding sequence ATGAGCGCCAGCATCTTAACAGTCGACGATTCCGCCAGCATCCGGCTGACGACGCGCGTCGCCCTCAGCAATGCCGGATACCAGATCACGGAAGCAGTCGACGGCATGGACGGCATCGCCAAGCTTAGCGCCAGCCAGTTCGACCTGATCGTCACCGATCTCAACATGCCGAACATGGACGGCCTGACGATGATCCGGGAACTGCGCAAGATGCCGGCCCATATGGGCGTTCCGGTCATCTTCCTGACGACGGAATCCGACAACGACATCAAGCAGGAAGCCAAGGCCGCCGGTGCCACCGGTTGGCTCACCAAGCCCTTCGACCCGGAAAGCCTGGTCAAGATCGTTCGAAAGGTACTCGGCAGATGA
- the rbfA gene encoding 30S ribosome-binding factor RbfA: MSKPTSSAPSQRMLRVGEQVRAAITQVLQRGEVRDDLIEKTVISVSEVRMSTDLKVATAYVTPLGLPDHAAIIEALNRNAKYIRGRIGGQLRQMKYMPEVRFRDDTSFDNYKKIDELLRSPEVQRDLDGGNEDKE, encoded by the coding sequence ATGAGCAAGCCAACATCCTCGGCGCCCTCCCAGCGCATGCTTCGCGTTGGCGAACAGGTCCGCGCCGCCATAACCCAGGTCCTGCAGCGCGGCGAAGTGCGCGACGACCTCATCGAAAAGACCGTGATCTCGGTGTCCGAAGTGCGCATGTCGACGGACCTTAAGGTCGCCACGGCCTACGTGACGCCCCTCGGCCTGCCGGATCATGCGGCAATCATCGAGGCGCTGAACCGCAACGCCAAATACATTCGCGGCCGTATCGGCGGTCAGCTCCGGCAGATGAAATACATGCCGGAAGTCCGCTTCCGCGACGATACCAGCTTCGACAATTACAAGAAGATCGATGAGCTGCTGCGCTCGCCGGAGGTCCAGCGGGATCTCGACGGCGGCAATGAAGACAAAGAATAA
- the truB gene encoding tRNA pseudouridine(55) synthase TruB has product MSKPRKPKGRPISGWLILDKPVDFGSTEAVSKIKWLFNAQKAGHAGTLDPLASGMLPIALGDATKTVPYVMDGRKIYEFAVSWGEERSTDDLEGEVTAASDARPDEQSIRDLLPKYTGTISQIPPQFSAIKIAGERAYDLARDGETVDIPSREVEIFRMTLLGVTADKAHFEVECGKGTYVRALARDFGRDLGCYGHISELRRTFVAPFAEEKMVPLADLVALEEIEDRDERLAALDEFLIDTAEALSSLPHLPVTDDQAHRLKMGNPVILRGRDAPLAEAEAYATVRGKLIAIGEIGQGEFRPKRVFG; this is encoded by the coding sequence ATGTCAAAACCCCGCAAACCAAAGGGCCGCCCGATTTCCGGCTGGCTGATCCTCGACAAGCCGGTCGATTTCGGCTCGACCGAGGCCGTCTCCAAGATCAAGTGGCTGTTCAACGCCCAGAAGGCCGGCCACGCCGGTACGCTCGATCCGCTCGCTTCTGGCATGCTGCCGATCGCGCTCGGCGATGCGACCAAGACCGTGCCTTACGTCATGGACGGCCGCAAGATCTATGAGTTCGCCGTCAGTTGGGGTGAAGAGCGCTCGACCGACGACCTCGAAGGCGAAGTCACGGCCGCTTCCGACGCGCGTCCCGACGAACAGTCGATCCGGGACCTCCTGCCGAAATATACCGGCACGATCAGCCAAATCCCGCCGCAGTTCTCGGCCATCAAGATCGCCGGCGAACGCGCCTATGACCTCGCTCGCGACGGCGAAACGGTCGATATCCCCTCGCGTGAGGTGGAGATCTTCCGGATGACGCTGCTCGGCGTCACCGCGGACAAGGCACATTTCGAGGTGGAATGCGGCAAGGGCACCTATGTGCGCGCGCTGGCCCGCGACTTCGGCCGCGATCTCGGCTGCTATGGTCACATTTCCGAACTGCGCCGCACCTTCGTCGCGCCGTTCGCCGAGGAAAAGATGGTGCCGCTCGCCGATCTCGTGGCGCTTGAGGAGATCGAGGACCGCGACGAACGCCTGGCGGCGCTCGATGAGTTCCTGATCGACACTGCCGAAGCGCTGTCCAGCCTGCCGCACCTGCCGGTCACCGACGATCAGGCGCACAGGCTGAAAATGGGCAATCCGGTCATTCTGCGCGGCCGCGATGCGCCGCTTGCGGAGGCCGAGGCCTACGCGACAGTGCGTGGCAAGCTGATCGCCATCGGCGAGATCGGCCAGGGCGAATTCCGGCCGAAGCGGGTGTTCGGCTGA
- the rpsO gene encoding 30S ribosomal protein S15: MSITAERKTALIKEYATVEGDTGSPEIQVAILTERINNLTGHFKDHKKDNHSRRGLLTMVSTRRSLLDYLKKKDEARYSKIIAALGIRR; the protein is encoded by the coding sequence ATGTCGATCACTGCCGAGCGCAAGACTGCGCTGATCAAGGAATATGCAACCGTCGAAGGCGACACCGGTTCTCCGGAAATTCAGGTCGCAATCCTGACGGAACGCATCAACAACCTGACGGGTCACTTCAAGGATCACAAGAAGGACAACCACTCGCGTCGTGGCCTTCTGACCATGGTTTCCACCCGTCGCTCGCTTCTTGATTATCTCAAGAAGAAGGACGAGGCCCGTTACAGCAAGATCATTGCTGCTCTGGGTATTCGCCGCTAA